The Candidatus Limnocylindrales bacterium genome includes the window ATCGACCATGAACTTCAGGCGTGCCTTGATAAAAGATCGGCGATAGGTCAGGTCATCTTTCCAGACATCCAGAATGGCCCGAATCACAGGTAAAGTATCTGCCATGGAAACGAAAACCCCCAACGGTTTTGCAATCCTTGGTACTGTTGAGAGACCTCCTCCGACCCAAACTGTAAAGCCCAGTTGCTCCTGACCTGCTACCATCCTTTTAACCCCTACAAAGGCCTGGCAGTGAATCTCTGGGGCATTACATCGATAGGCACAGGCGGAAAGTGTTATTTTATGTTTCCTGGGAAGATCTGAATATTCTGGATTCCCATCCAGGAATCGGGCAATTTCCCTTACAAGGGGCGATGCATCGAACAATTCCTGCCTATCCAATCCGGCTACCGGACACCCGGTTATATTTCTTACCACATCCCCACAGGCTCCCACCGTGGATAAACCTGCTTCCTGAAGGATTTGGAAGATCTCCGGCAAGGTTTCCAGTCGAATCCAGTGAAGTTGAATATCCTGTCGGGTCGTAATTTCTCCATAGCCCTTACCAAATTTCCTGGAAATCTCTCCGATGGTTCTTAATTTTTGAGGGGTCAAAATGCCGTTAGGGATCTTAATACGCATCATGAAAGTACCCATTTTAGGTTTGTCATGATACAACCCGTACCATTGAAGACGAACCATATCTTCCTCGGGAATATCCTCGTAGCCTTTCTGGATCAGTTCAGGAAGTTCGTGGATAATCTCCAACGGCATTTTCTCCTTCTTCAACCGTTCTCGAGGATTCTTTTTGATGATTTGATCATACGTCCCTATTTCACCCATATCTTTCTCCTTGAGTTTGCTTACCTGGTTTCAAGAAAGGTCCTCCGTATCTTAAACACAAAAAGTTATGGGTCTAAAGTCCATAATTCCCTTCTCTCTTTCCAGGGGATAACCTTCAGGGTTCTAATAATTCCCTTTTAAAATTTTCCGTGGGTTATTTTCCCCACATCATCTGCTCATGGGACTAAAGACCTTTGATAAAGAACCCGGCATAGACAGAAAACTGCCGGCAAAACCCTTGGACCCCAATAGGTACCAAAATAAAATTTTAAGAAACTTGAGTTATTTGCCGCTCATAACGGTTTATTGGGAAATTTTTATGAAGGAACTCAGAACTAGCTACAACAACACATGTTGCAACAACAGGGGGAGGACATGGAGGCTCGGAGGAAGGTTAAAGTATGGGGGGAGGTTTTCACAGAGGCAGGTAATACACTTCCCTTAAAGGGAACCAGGGAATAGTAAGGATAGGATAAACAATCACTCCTCGAATTACTCCTCAAGGGTATTGCTCCATTGAAACGATAGATTGTAGATGGATTAATCGTTTTCATAGTTAAACCGTCCTACTTTAGGATCTCCGGTTCTTGCAGGATTCCAGGATCCATAAAATAAGAAATTCTTATATTGATATAAGATTCCCCTACGACCTTTAGATCATAACGGGGGATCAATCCCATTCAAGCTCACAGCTATGTATTAAGTATACCAGGGGATGAAAACTGTCAATAGGATTTTATCATTTTTTCAGCAGTAAACCAATTCAGCTGAAGGTTTTGAGTATTTGTAATAACCTTTGATCTCTAACTCGGATACAAAGGACACCCCGGTTAGAGGGATAATCGAAATCCCCTTTGACTAAGAGGTAGTTTTTTCTAACCTGACCCCCTCATCCCTCCTGATCTCTCTGGAGGATAAAAAGAATAGGTGAGCGAGGAATCGGAAAAGCAAGACTTGAAGGCTCCCCGGCTTATAAAGCCGGCAAATTTAATATTCCTTTCATTATTTTTTTATATTTTTTTAATCATTAAGCCCTATCCTTGACTTAAGTAAAGATAAATGAGACTTCTTCTCGTATTAAGAGTTCTAACTATCAGAATAACAGCTTTTTTATTATCATTTGTATTGTTTTATGCTATTCGATTATTTTTAGTATTTTTTACCCTATAAATTTCCGTTGACTACTTAGGGAATATGTGCATAGAATATATCACAAAAATTCTTCCGACCGGTTTTAATTTATTCCTATCTTAACTCATAGATTCTTAATATGAGTCAATTGGATTGAATGATAAGGATAAAGATACAAAGGTAGTGGGTAGTCCCAGTAAAAACAAGGAGGCGTTACCATGCTAGAAACAGATCATTTTCCCAAGGCTTTGGTCATAGACTCGGATCCCAGTAGTCGAAAAAGTCTGGAGGAAATGCTGAATGAACAGGGTTATCAGGTCAGAGGGGTTGGGGGAATAGGTGAAGCAGCCCCGTTTTTTAAGGATGAAAATTTTTCTCTGATTATCGGTGAGTTTGGATTTCCAGGATCCGATGAAACCCAAATTTTAGAATTTGTGCGGCGTTTAAGATCCAAAGCCAAAATAATTTTGATTGCTCCTAACTTAGGGGCGGAAATGTATATTAAAGCTCGAGCTTATGGAGCCTTCGATTGTATCGACAAATCCTTAGAGAAATCGGCTTTAAGGGAAATTATCAAACTAAAAAACTATGACCTTTCCCATATTTTGTGATCTCCATGTCTTTATCTGATCGCCTTATCACAAACTTCTTTGCAGACTTTTTTGTCCAGGCTGGGAAAAAATCGAGATACTCTCCCCTTGTAAAAATATTTTCCCCTGGAAGTCCACTTGAATCAAGGGTATCAGAACGATAATAACGGTCTATATTTTGTTTCTTCTTTTTGTTTACGTTTCCCTTCTTTAACACCAGCATACCAGGTGCAGCGGTGAAATAATCACCCGTCAAAGAGGGGCTGATCACGTTATATCCTGCATATATTCCTCGTCCTGAGTTAACTCCTTCCTGATGGCCAATTTATTAAGCAGGTATCTGGTATCCTTGCCTAAAAAGCTGGCATTTTCATCAGGGGGGAATCTTACTTCTTTTCCCAGAACTTTAGAAATTATGGTACCTTACACAGGTATTTAACCAACCACAAGATGGTACTCCCTTTGCTTTTATATTTTCAGAGGTTTCAAAAGATTTCAACAGGCAAGGTCGGTCAAACGTCCTCGTTTGACGGTGGGTCATCGGTAAGATTATGTACGGTACCCAACTTCTTACAAACAGAAAGCAAACAGATGAAATGTTGTTCCAGATTAAAGACCTGAGTCTTACTCTGTACGGTCAGGGAAAACCAGCTCGCATTTTGAATAACATTGATCTTTATATTAGAGAATCGGAAGTTGTGGGATTGATAGGAGAAACTGGTAGTGGAAAGTCATTAACAGCACTCACAGCGCTTCGTTTACTTCCACCTTCGATATCGGCTTCTGTAGAAGGAGAAGTGTTTTTCGAGGGAAGAGATTTACTTCAAGAGGATGAGGATTATCTTCGAACCATTCGGGGGAGCAGGATTTGTATTATTTTCCAGGATCCGATGAGTTATTTAAATCCTGTTTTGACGGTGGGAAGACAACTGGTGGATGTTATTCTGGCTCATAACCTTCTGGGAGAAAGTTCTCGGCGATTTCCTTTATACAAAGGGGATCTACGAAAAAAAGCTACCGCTCATGCCCTTCAAATCCTCAAGGATGTTGGGATTCCCAGACAGGAAGTAATTTTGAGGAGCTATCCCCATGAGCTAAGTGGTGGGATGGGACAAAGGGTTTTGATCGCGATGGCGCTTCTATGTAATCCCCGATTGATTATCGCCGATGAACCTACGGCCTCCCTGGATGTGACCCTACAAGTCCAAATTCTCAAACTTTTGAAACAGAGGGTTCAGGAACGTAAGACGGCCCTGCTCCTCATATCCCATGATCTGGGTATTATCCGTTCTCTATGCCATCGGGTTTATGTCATGTATGCGGGTGAAATCGTAGAGTCAGGGGATGTCGAGACGGTGATCCATAAGCCTGCACATCCCTATACCCAAAAACTTATTAATGCCATTCCGAGTCGTGAGTTGGATAAGAGATTAACCGGTATAGAAGGGACGGTTTGTGATTTTACAGAACCTCCTCCAGGATGTCGATTTGAACCGCGATGTTCAAGTAGAATGCTTGTCTGTAAGTTGGAAAAACCTATTCTCATCGAGTTTGAACCCAACCATCAAGTAAGTTGTTTTCTCTATGAAAACCGAAACCATCTTGAATAAGAACCCAGAAAAATCAGGAGTTCTCGAGGCTCCTTTACTGAGAGTAATAAATTTAAAAA containing:
- a CDS encoding nitrite/sulfite reductase, with protein sequence MGEIGTYDQIIKKNPRERLKKEKMPLEIIHELPELIQKGYEDIPEEDMVRLQWYGLYHDKPKMGTFMMRIKIPNGILTPQKLRTIGEISRKFGKGYGEITTRQDIQLHWIRLETLPEIFQILQEAGLSTVGACGDVVRNITGCPVAGLDRQELFDASPLVREIARFLDGNPEYSDLPRKHKITLSACAYRCNAPEIHCQAFVGVKRMVAGQEQLGFTVWVGGGLSTVPRIAKPLGVFVSMADTLPVIRAILDVWKDDLTYRRSFIKARLKFMVDDYGPEAFRNLIENKLGRKLEDFPELPLLEQSVGRTSHLGICEQKQRGFYYLGFPVFTGRLSSEQMIQIAELVAQEGKDIRLTREQNFIITYIPESRLTQVLERMEAIGFTLKVSRLRGPGIACTGQPHCNFAVTETKGRLAEIISHLENAMGEGVDDLRIYLDGCPHACGAHWVGDIGLQGTTARSPEGEKIEAYDIFLGGGLGNKPLIGKAIGRRVPADQVKYYLERLIRAYQAYRKEKEAISFQEFCLKHQDEQLKNLMEGK
- a CDS encoding response regulator — translated: MLETDHFPKALVIDSDPSSRKSLEEMLNEQGYQVRGVGGIGEAAPFFKDENFSLIIGEFGFPGSDETQILEFVRRLRSKAKIILIAPNLGAEMYIKARAYGAFDCIDKSLEKSALREIIKLKNYDLSHIL
- a CDS encoding ABC transporter ATP-binding protein encodes the protein MYGTQLLTNRKQTDEMLFQIKDLSLTLYGQGKPARILNNIDLYIRESEVVGLIGETGSGKSLTALTALRLLPPSISASVEGEVFFEGRDLLQEDEDYLRTIRGSRICIIFQDPMSYLNPVLTVGRQLVDVILAHNLLGESSRRFPLYKGDLRKKATAHALQILKDVGIPRQEVILRSYPHELSGGMGQRVLIAMALLCNPRLIIADEPTASLDVTLQVQILKLLKQRVQERKTALLLISHDLGIIRSLCHRVYVMYAGEIVESGDVETVIHKPAHPYTQKLINAIPSRELDKRLTGIEGTVCDFTEPPPGCRFEPRCSSRMLVCKLEKPILIEFEPNHQVSCFLYENRNHLE